Below is a window of Gossypium hirsutum isolate 1008001.06 chromosome A12, Gossypium_hirsutum_v2.1, whole genome shotgun sequence DNA.
AAAATTGTGGTTGTAAATCATTACCCAAATTGTAGCACTGTTGATTGTTGTCTCTAAGGCAACTTCATAGTCTTATTTTAAGGTTTTCTTCGGGGTGGTCCTTCCATTTCCCataccaaatatatataaatatatactctTTTCTGTTTGATATTTAGATGAGTATTATTTCTCTTAATAATAtcgtttttaatatttaaactttaaataaagattttattACAACTTACTAAGATCTTAAAAAGGTTATGCCTTCCAACAATCATGTACAGCTCTCACTTGAGATTTCTTGTGAAAACTTGCCCAATTAACAATTTACATGATAGGTGGATTTACTCAACAGTCATCATATTAAGTTCCAACTATCACATCCAATCCAAAGTGACACGAGACACATCAAAATGCCATTTTACGAAACTTATAATATTAGGCCATTTGTTTTTACTCACTAATATCAACTCAGGACATAATATCTTAAAATACGAGACAATCAATGTATAAAAGATTAAGAGTCAGAAGTGAGGGCATTATCCTCCTTCCTTCTCGCCAAAACCTTCATTCCCTAGCCTTCCCATACAACTCTTGCCACTCTTTCCATTGATCGATAAATCCTATCTTAAATAAAGTGAACCAATCATCTCTACTACCAATCCATCAACACAAATGACAGAATCATAACTTGCTAATATTTTTAGGAGCATTTTGGTTTTAGTTTACAACAACGCATAACACTGTTAACTTTTGTTCCCCGTTGGTAAAGCATCAAACTCTTACATTCTTTGCGCtctcaaatttttaaaagaaaaaacaagaaattgatattttaataactTTCACCTTTAGCttttaagaataataattattacaaatcCATACCCTAAGGTTTAATATGCTTTTCAGATCTTTCCATTGACATCTTCGTTCATTGAGAGCTGCATATGTTTGGGTTTCTCCTGGATATTATTATGCTCTAAATCCCATTTGCTTGGTTCTTCTTCTATAATTCCTCTTTTCCTATATTTGCAGTAAAGTCCAAGTTGCAATATGCCCAAAGGGAGGCCAACCAGATTTGGTGACTGccatatataataacatataaactATGTcagaaaaaaaacatttattgatttttataaaaattttataaaaatcaaatgaagctTTCTTTTGAAATGATAAAATCCAAGGTTTAACTACAATGATGTTAGTTCAAATGTTGTTATGCATcagttttttttatatagaatATAAACAGttaaaaatatctttataataatatatattttatttttatatttttataagtgtaatttatttttttaaaatatgttaataaaaaaatttatgagatttaaatttaaaactttaaacattcaactatatttttttttatcaatctcGATGCGCCAtaatgtaataaatataatacgAACCGCTAGAAGGAGATCGTGACTCAGTAGTCCATAAGCCAACCAAAGAACACTAGCCAAGAACgagaaaaaagataaataaaacgGCATAAATTCCACACTCTTTGTCATTATCACTTGTTTCtgcaaatttaaaataaagaaaaataatcaaTTCCCACACGAAGATGACACGAATCAAGCTGAAAAAAAtggaattttcttttcttttttaaagggCTTACCACGACGACAAGTGGAGCAGCATACATTGCCACTGAAGCCACCAGCCCAATAGTCCCAACAAAAACTTTCCGATGATGATGATCATGAAATACAAAAGCCGATATAATTGCAGTTACGGTAAATATTACCATAACCATCGTCGTTATGGTACCAGCTTTAATCTGCAAATTTTTTCACCAAGCTACCATCAATGGTGGTCACATgataatgaaagaagaaaaagaaaaacagggTTTTATTAAGAAACTCGCCTTTCCTCTTGTTGGAGCAAACCAAAGATAGATGAAGATGAAAGATAACTCTAAGATGATCCCTAAACCATTAATGGTGATGACAGGGAAATTTTCCCACTTGTAGCTCACAACAGGCAATCCATACCATGTGTAAAGGAGACAATTCGATAGTGCAACTATGTATGGGATGCATGAGAATTCTTCAGTGCTTCTTTTCCTTATTACCCTTGTAAAAGTCAAGCTGTAcaacacatatatttatttatcacgtatgtatgtatgtgtatatatatgtatgcatgtatgtatgtgtaGGGATATATTGACATTACATTGGTGCAGCATAAAGCAACAAAGAAGAAGCATTGCCTGCAAGAGAAAGATCGTGTAGGTATTATGCTTTTTGTATCagcaaaaaactaaaaaaaaaaaaaaaaggtatagAGGAGATGAGAGAATTAAATACCCATGATACCAACTGCTAGGCGTAGCCTATCACCCATGATTTTGTacctaaaaagaaacaaaaaatggtCCCTAAGATGGAGAAATAAAATGGTCCAAAAGGTGTGAAAAacttcataaaaaaaaactacataATTTAGTTATGTCTTATGGATTGTTTTAATGAGCTTGAAGGGATATAAATACCAGTGAGATATTGGattttattcatcaaaaaaaGTGGGGGAAGAAGAATaggaataataaattttattttttttaaattgagagaatttaagAATAGGAAGTTCTGTCTACGTCTTATAGGGACTTGTGGATGCCAATAGCTTGATTTCaataagaatgaaaaataaaataaagatttttttttctctaattgtTCTGTTAGGTTTCATAATAAGGTCAaatggaaaatggaaaatgaagtATATATCTGCTGTTTATGGTTAGTGGAATATATCGCTAGCTAGCACTCCCATTACCCCCACTCGGAACACTAATTTCTTAGTATTTAGTTGTTTACCCCCAACTTTCGTTCAAGGGGTAATATTTTCACTCATAAATTTCTTACAATTAATACAGTATGAGTTCGAGTTTAATCATGTGTAATTATTAAGCCACTATAATTCTATGAATTCATCACTGCATCGTGcttttaataaaatcattttatgaaTCTACTCGACaagagtaaaattaaaaattttatttaaaggaAGTCAATATAAGATTATAAAATTTGAGAGaggcaaaattaaaaatattgtattaaaaatgcttaaattaaattttttattttttcaaaaaaactaaaattataatcTTTCCATttaatcaaaagttaaaaaaaaaagtctaaattgaatattttaattttgggaggGGCTAAAAAGTAATACCCATTTAGCAAGGGGGCTAAGGCTCGTGCTTGCCTTCCCCTTTTTGAGTACGCCATGCTACTCGAGCTCTCGatagaataaaagaataaataaaaccTTGTCAAAGACAATACTGAACTTGATAAATATACGAAAtcctatatataaaatatatcaacTTATACTCatttaaaattaatcaatttttttttataattttatatataaataatattttaataagttaaaatttaaaatataatcatgCATGTAAAAATGCACGAAGAAGCAAGTTAGCTGACAACGATAAAGAGAAAATAATTGGTTTGACACTAAAAATGGAAATGTATGtagaattttgtttaatttctctacagaatgaagaaaattttaaatcaattaatgAAATAAGAGGTTTTGCCACCATTTGATAACTAAGCTAGGAAACAgttctaaaaagaaaaaacaaatctaattcaattaaaatcaatGTGCAATTCCATGGTAAT
It encodes the following:
- the LOC107929517 gene encoding bidirectional sugar transporter SWEET3, encoding MGDRLRLAVGIMGNASSLLLYAAPILTFTRVIRKRSTEEFSCIPYIVALSNCLLYTWYGLPVVSYKWENFPVITINGLGIILELSFIFIYLWFAPTRGKIKAGTITTMVMVIFTVTAIISAFVFHDHHHRKVFVGTIGLVASVAMYAAPLVVVKQVIMTKSVEFMPFYLSFFSFLASVLWLAYGLLSHDLLLASPNLVGLPLGILQLGLYCKYRKRGIIEEEPSKWDLEHNNIQEKPKHMQLSMNEDVNGKI